The following proteins are encoded in a genomic region of Zea mays cultivar B73 chromosome 9, Zm-B73-REFERENCE-NAM-5.0, whole genome shotgun sequence:
- the LOC103638818 gene encoding G-type lectin S-receptor-like serine/threonine-protein kinase B120 isoform X1 translates to MLSQHVLTLTIFLFFLVCFCHSLHDRLTSVTPLYPGDKLVSDNGGMFALGFFNLTTVNSTRSLYLGIWYNNIPERTYVWVANRNSPITTPSAKLVLTNTSRLVLSDSEGRVVWATDNSVVAGGSGTGTGGSGVLRSTGSFELELQLPNGTAGVVWKSLDHPTDTILPTFRLWTNYRAHTAVRVVAWKGPRDPSAGEFSLSGDPGSRGLQIVIWRGTGTGTAGGRSWRSGVWNGAGAFSSINRFVYSQVVDDGGTIYAAYNAAGGPTTHWKLDYTGNVSLRVWNVESSSWSVLFEGPGTGCLGYGACGPFGYCDATGRDGGVQECKCLDGFEPEDGFFRDFSRGCRRKEALQACGGGGEGGGGRRHYFLALPGMKVPDKFLYVRNRSFEECAAECDRNCSCTAYAYANLSGIVTMSATSDVSRCLLWMGELVDTGKDSDLGENLYLRLAGSPGNNNKKKIGSMAMEIVLPVMACLLMLTSCVCLVTICKSRARTRRWNKEAHERSVHGFWDQNPELSCTSFAELKAATNSFHEANLLGQGGFGKVYKGTLEDGREVAVKRLSNGSEQGKEQLRNELVLIASLQHKNLVRLLGCCIHEDEKLLIYEYLPNKSLDKFLFDPALKSMLDWPKRFNIIKGVARGILYLHQDSRMVIIHRDLKASNILLDAEMDPKISDFGIARIFGCREQQATVTCRLSTLWRASSRSSPTPTASASCCWR, encoded by the exons ATGTTATCCCAACATGTATTGACCTTGACCATCTTCCTCTTCTTCCTGGTCTGTTTCTGCCACTCCCTCCATGATCGCCTAACCTCAGTAACACCACTCTACCCCGGTGACAAGCTCGTCTCCGACAATGGTGGCATGTTTGCTCTCGGCTTCTTCAACCTCACCACCGTCAACTCAACGCGAAGCCTGTACCTCGGCATATGGTACAACAACATCCCCGAGCGCACCTACGTCTGGGTAGCCAACCGCAACAGCCCAATCACCACGCCTTCAGCAAAGCTAGTCCTCACCAACACTTCCCGCCTGGTGCTGTCCGACTCCGAGGGCCGCGTAGTCTGGGCGACAGACAACAGCGTCGTCGCCGGCGGCAGCGGCACCGGCACCGGAGGCTCCGGAGTGCTGCGGAGCACGGGGAGCTTCGAGCTGGAGCTGCAGCTGCCCAACGGCACAGCAGGCGTGGTGTGGAAGAGCCTCGACCACCCCACCGACACCATCCTCCCGACCTTCAGGCTGTGGACCAACTACAGGGCCCACACGGCGGTGCGCGTCGTCGCCTGGAAGGGCCCTCGGGACCCTTCCGCCGGCGAGTTCTCCCTCAGCGGCGACCCCGGCAGCCGGGGCCTCCAGATCGTCATCTGGCGGGGCACAGGCACAGGCACAGCGGGCGGCCGCTCGTGGCGCAGCGGCGTGTGGAACGGCGCGGGCGCCTTCTCCTCCATCAACAGGTTCGTGTACTCCCAGGTCGTCGACGACGGGGGCACGATCTACGCGGCGTACAACGCCGCCGGCGGCCCCACGACGCACTGGAAGCTGGACTACACGGGGAACGTGAGCCTCCGCGTCTGGAACGTCGAGTCGTCGTCGTGGAGCGTCCTCTTCGAGGGCCCCGGCACCGGCTGCCTGGGCTACGGCGCGTGCGGGCCGTTCGGCTACTGCGACGCCACGGGGCGCGACGGCGGCGTCCAGGAGTGCAAGTGCCTCGACGGGTTCGAGCCGGAAGACGGCTTCTTCCGCGACTTCTCCAGAGGGTGCCGGAGGAAGGAAGCGCTGCAGgcgtgcggcggcggcggcgaaggTGGCGGCGGGAGGAGGCATTATTTCCTGGCCTTGCCGGGGATGAAGGTGCCCGACAAGTTCCTGTACGTCAGGAACAGAAGCTTTGAGGAGTGCGCTGCCGAGTGCGACCGCAACTGCTCCTGCACCGCGTACGCTTATGCCAACTTGAGCGGCATCGTCACCATGAGTGCCACCAGTGACGTGTCAAGGTGCTTGCTTTGGATGGGGGAGCTTGTCGACACCGGCAAGGACAGTGATTTAGGTGAAAACTTGTACCTTCGGCTGGCCGGCTCTCCCG GAaacaacaacaagaagaagatCGGCAGCATGGCTATGGAGATTGTGCTCCCGGTGATGGCATGTCTGTTGATGCTCACATCATGTGTATGTCTTGTCACTATATGCAAGTCAAGAG CTCGCACGCGACGATGGAACAAGGAAGCACACGAGAGGAGCGTTCACGGTTTCTGGGATCAAAATCCAGAACTATCGTGTACAAGCTTTGCGGAGCTCAAAGCAGCAACAAATAGTTTTCACGAAGCCAACTTGCTTGGACAAGGCGGCTTTGGAAAAGTATACAAG GGGACACTGGAAGATGGCAGGGAAGTTGCTGTCAAGAGGCTGAGCAACGGCTCTGAGCAAGGTAAAGAACAGCTCAGAAACGAACTAGTCCTCATTGCGAGTCTGCAGCACAAGAACCTGGTCAGGCTTCTGGGCTGTTGCATCCACGAAGACGAGAAGCTGCTCATATACGAATACCTGCCCAACAAGAGCTTAGACAAATTCCTCTTCG ATCCTGCGCTCAAGTCCATGCTCGACTGGCCAAAACGGTTCAACATAATCAAAGGGGTAGCTCGTGGAATCCTTTACCTCCACCAGGACTCAAGGATGGTGATCATCCACAGAGATCTCAAGGCGAGCAACATCCTGCTGGACGCAGAGATGGACCCCAAGATCTCCGACTTCGGCATCGCCAGGATCTTCGGGTGTAGGGAGCAGCAAGCAA CGGTTACATGTCGCCTGAGTACACTATGGAGGGCATCTTCTCGGTCAAGTCCGACACCTACAGCTTCGGCATCTTGCTGCTGGAGATAG
- the LOC103638818 gene encoding G-type lectin S-receptor-like serine/threonine-protein kinase B120 isoform X3 yields the protein MLSQHVLTLTIFLFFLVCFCHSLHDRLTSVTPLYPGDKLVSDNGGMFALGFFNLTTVNSTRSLYLGIWYNNIPERTYVWVANRNSPITTPSAKLVLTNTSRLVLSDSEGRVVWATDNSVVAGGSGTGTGGSGVLRSTGSFELELQLPNGTAGVVWKSLDHPTDTILPTFRLWTNYRAHTAVRVVAWKGPRDPSAGEFSLSGDPGSRGLQIVIWRGTGTGTAGGRSWRSGVWNGAGAFSSINRFVYSQVVDDGGTIYAAYNAAGGPTTHWKLDYTGNVSLRVWNVESSSWSVLFEGPGTGCLGYGACGPFGYCDATGRDGGVQECKCLDGFEPEDGFFRDFSRGCRRKEALQACGGGGEGGGGRRHYFLALPGMKVPDKFLYVRNRSFEECAAECDRNCSCTAYAYANLSGIVTMSATSDVSRCLLWMGELVDTGKDSDLGNNNKKKIGSMAMEIVLPVMACLLMLTSCVCLVTICKSRARTRRWNKEAHERSVHGFWDQNPELSCTSFAELKAATNSFHEANLLGQGGFGKVYKGTLEDGREVAVKRLSNGSEQGKEQLRNELVLIASLQHKNLVRLLGCCIHEDEKLLIYEYLPNKSLDKFLFDPALKSMLDWPKRFNIIKGVARGILYLHQDSRMVIIHRDLKASNILLDAEMDPKISDFGIARIFGCREQQATVTCRLSTLWRASSRSSPTPTASASCCWR from the exons ATGTTATCCCAACATGTATTGACCTTGACCATCTTCCTCTTCTTCCTGGTCTGTTTCTGCCACTCCCTCCATGATCGCCTAACCTCAGTAACACCACTCTACCCCGGTGACAAGCTCGTCTCCGACAATGGTGGCATGTTTGCTCTCGGCTTCTTCAACCTCACCACCGTCAACTCAACGCGAAGCCTGTACCTCGGCATATGGTACAACAACATCCCCGAGCGCACCTACGTCTGGGTAGCCAACCGCAACAGCCCAATCACCACGCCTTCAGCAAAGCTAGTCCTCACCAACACTTCCCGCCTGGTGCTGTCCGACTCCGAGGGCCGCGTAGTCTGGGCGACAGACAACAGCGTCGTCGCCGGCGGCAGCGGCACCGGCACCGGAGGCTCCGGAGTGCTGCGGAGCACGGGGAGCTTCGAGCTGGAGCTGCAGCTGCCCAACGGCACAGCAGGCGTGGTGTGGAAGAGCCTCGACCACCCCACCGACACCATCCTCCCGACCTTCAGGCTGTGGACCAACTACAGGGCCCACACGGCGGTGCGCGTCGTCGCCTGGAAGGGCCCTCGGGACCCTTCCGCCGGCGAGTTCTCCCTCAGCGGCGACCCCGGCAGCCGGGGCCTCCAGATCGTCATCTGGCGGGGCACAGGCACAGGCACAGCGGGCGGCCGCTCGTGGCGCAGCGGCGTGTGGAACGGCGCGGGCGCCTTCTCCTCCATCAACAGGTTCGTGTACTCCCAGGTCGTCGACGACGGGGGCACGATCTACGCGGCGTACAACGCCGCCGGCGGCCCCACGACGCACTGGAAGCTGGACTACACGGGGAACGTGAGCCTCCGCGTCTGGAACGTCGAGTCGTCGTCGTGGAGCGTCCTCTTCGAGGGCCCCGGCACCGGCTGCCTGGGCTACGGCGCGTGCGGGCCGTTCGGCTACTGCGACGCCACGGGGCGCGACGGCGGCGTCCAGGAGTGCAAGTGCCTCGACGGGTTCGAGCCGGAAGACGGCTTCTTCCGCGACTTCTCCAGAGGGTGCCGGAGGAAGGAAGCGCTGCAGgcgtgcggcggcggcggcgaaggTGGCGGCGGGAGGAGGCATTATTTCCTGGCCTTGCCGGGGATGAAGGTGCCCGACAAGTTCCTGTACGTCAGGAACAGAAGCTTTGAGGAGTGCGCTGCCGAGTGCGACCGCAACTGCTCCTGCACCGCGTACGCTTATGCCAACTTGAGCGGCATCGTCACCATGAGTGCCACCAGTGACGTGTCAAGGTGCTTGCTTTGGATGGGGGAGCTTGTCGACACCGGCAAGGACAGTGATTTAG GAaacaacaacaagaagaagatCGGCAGCATGGCTATGGAGATTGTGCTCCCGGTGATGGCATGTCTGTTGATGCTCACATCATGTGTATGTCTTGTCACTATATGCAAGTCAAGAG CTCGCACGCGACGATGGAACAAGGAAGCACACGAGAGGAGCGTTCACGGTTTCTGGGATCAAAATCCAGAACTATCGTGTACAAGCTTTGCGGAGCTCAAAGCAGCAACAAATAGTTTTCACGAAGCCAACTTGCTTGGACAAGGCGGCTTTGGAAAAGTATACAAG GGGACACTGGAAGATGGCAGGGAAGTTGCTGTCAAGAGGCTGAGCAACGGCTCTGAGCAAGGTAAAGAACAGCTCAGAAACGAACTAGTCCTCATTGCGAGTCTGCAGCACAAGAACCTGGTCAGGCTTCTGGGCTGTTGCATCCACGAAGACGAGAAGCTGCTCATATACGAATACCTGCCCAACAAGAGCTTAGACAAATTCCTCTTCG ATCCTGCGCTCAAGTCCATGCTCGACTGGCCAAAACGGTTCAACATAATCAAAGGGGTAGCTCGTGGAATCCTTTACCTCCACCAGGACTCAAGGATGGTGATCATCCACAGAGATCTCAAGGCGAGCAACATCCTGCTGGACGCAGAGATGGACCCCAAGATCTCCGACTTCGGCATCGCCAGGATCTTCGGGTGTAGGGAGCAGCAAGCAA CGGTTACATGTCGCCTGAGTACACTATGGAGGGCATCTTCTCGGTCAAGTCCGACACCTACAGCTTCGGCATCTTGCTGCTGGAGATAG
- the LOC103638818 gene encoding G-type lectin S-receptor-like serine/threonine-protein kinase B120 isoform X4 encodes MLSQHVLTLTIFLFFLVCFCHSLHDRLTSVTPLYPGDKLVSDNGGMFALGFFNLTTVNSTRSLYLGIWYNNIPERTYVWVANRNSPITTPSAKLVLTNTSRLVLSDSEGRVVWATDNSVVAGGSGTGTGGSGVLRSTGSFELELQLPNGTAGVVWKSLDHPTDTILPTFRLWTNYRAHTAVRVVAWKGPRDPSAGEFSLSGDPGSRGLQIVIWRGTGTGTAGGRSWRSGVWNGAGAFSSINRFVYSQVVDDGGTIYAAYNAAGGPTTHWKLDYTGNVSLRVWNVESSSWSVLFEGPGTGCLGYGACGPFGYCDATGRDGGVQECKCLDGFEPEDGFFRDFSRGCRRKEALQACGGGGEGGGGRRHYFLALPGMKVPDKFLYVRNRSFEECAAECDRNCSCTAYAYANLSGIVTMSATSDVSRCLLWMGELVDTGKDSDLGENLYLRLAGSPGNNNKKKIGSMAMEIVLPVMACLLMLTSCVCLVTICKSRARTRRWNKEAHERSVHGFWDQNPELSCTSFAELKAATNSFHEANLLGQGGFGKVYKGTLEDGREVAVKRLSNGSEQGKEQLRNELVLIASLQHKNLVRLLGCCIHEDEKLLIYEYLPNKSLDKFLFDPALKSMLDWPKRFNIIKGVARGILYLHQDSRMVIIHRDLKASNILLDAEMDPKISDFGIARIFGCREQQRLHVA; translated from the exons ATGTTATCCCAACATGTATTGACCTTGACCATCTTCCTCTTCTTCCTGGTCTGTTTCTGCCACTCCCTCCATGATCGCCTAACCTCAGTAACACCACTCTACCCCGGTGACAAGCTCGTCTCCGACAATGGTGGCATGTTTGCTCTCGGCTTCTTCAACCTCACCACCGTCAACTCAACGCGAAGCCTGTACCTCGGCATATGGTACAACAACATCCCCGAGCGCACCTACGTCTGGGTAGCCAACCGCAACAGCCCAATCACCACGCCTTCAGCAAAGCTAGTCCTCACCAACACTTCCCGCCTGGTGCTGTCCGACTCCGAGGGCCGCGTAGTCTGGGCGACAGACAACAGCGTCGTCGCCGGCGGCAGCGGCACCGGCACCGGAGGCTCCGGAGTGCTGCGGAGCACGGGGAGCTTCGAGCTGGAGCTGCAGCTGCCCAACGGCACAGCAGGCGTGGTGTGGAAGAGCCTCGACCACCCCACCGACACCATCCTCCCGACCTTCAGGCTGTGGACCAACTACAGGGCCCACACGGCGGTGCGCGTCGTCGCCTGGAAGGGCCCTCGGGACCCTTCCGCCGGCGAGTTCTCCCTCAGCGGCGACCCCGGCAGCCGGGGCCTCCAGATCGTCATCTGGCGGGGCACAGGCACAGGCACAGCGGGCGGCCGCTCGTGGCGCAGCGGCGTGTGGAACGGCGCGGGCGCCTTCTCCTCCATCAACAGGTTCGTGTACTCCCAGGTCGTCGACGACGGGGGCACGATCTACGCGGCGTACAACGCCGCCGGCGGCCCCACGACGCACTGGAAGCTGGACTACACGGGGAACGTGAGCCTCCGCGTCTGGAACGTCGAGTCGTCGTCGTGGAGCGTCCTCTTCGAGGGCCCCGGCACCGGCTGCCTGGGCTACGGCGCGTGCGGGCCGTTCGGCTACTGCGACGCCACGGGGCGCGACGGCGGCGTCCAGGAGTGCAAGTGCCTCGACGGGTTCGAGCCGGAAGACGGCTTCTTCCGCGACTTCTCCAGAGGGTGCCGGAGGAAGGAAGCGCTGCAGgcgtgcggcggcggcggcgaaggTGGCGGCGGGAGGAGGCATTATTTCCTGGCCTTGCCGGGGATGAAGGTGCCCGACAAGTTCCTGTACGTCAGGAACAGAAGCTTTGAGGAGTGCGCTGCCGAGTGCGACCGCAACTGCTCCTGCACCGCGTACGCTTATGCCAACTTGAGCGGCATCGTCACCATGAGTGCCACCAGTGACGTGTCAAGGTGCTTGCTTTGGATGGGGGAGCTTGTCGACACCGGCAAGGACAGTGATTTAGGTGAAAACTTGTACCTTCGGCTGGCCGGCTCTCCCG GAaacaacaacaagaagaagatCGGCAGCATGGCTATGGAGATTGTGCTCCCGGTGATGGCATGTCTGTTGATGCTCACATCATGTGTATGTCTTGTCACTATATGCAAGTCAAGAG CTCGCACGCGACGATGGAACAAGGAAGCACACGAGAGGAGCGTTCACGGTTTCTGGGATCAAAATCCAGAACTATCGTGTACAAGCTTTGCGGAGCTCAAAGCAGCAACAAATAGTTTTCACGAAGCCAACTTGCTTGGACAAGGCGGCTTTGGAAAAGTATACAAG GGGACACTGGAAGATGGCAGGGAAGTTGCTGTCAAGAGGCTGAGCAACGGCTCTGAGCAAGGTAAAGAACAGCTCAGAAACGAACTAGTCCTCATTGCGAGTCTGCAGCACAAGAACCTGGTCAGGCTTCTGGGCTGTTGCATCCACGAAGACGAGAAGCTGCTCATATACGAATACCTGCCCAACAAGAGCTTAGACAAATTCCTCTTCG ATCCTGCGCTCAAGTCCATGCTCGACTGGCCAAAACGGTTCAACATAATCAAAGGGGTAGCTCGTGGAATCCTTTACCTCCACCAGGACTCAAGGATGGTGATCATCCACAGAGATCTCAAGGCGAGCAACATCCTGCTGGACGCAGAGATGGACCCCAAGATCTCCGACTTCGGCATCGCCAGGATCTTCGGGTGTAGGGAGCAGCAA CGGTTACATGTCGCCTGA
- the LOC103638818 gene encoding G-type lectin S-receptor-like serine/threonine-protein kinase At1g11330 isoform X2, whose translation MLSQHVLTLTIFLFFLVCFCHSLHDRLTSVTPLYPGDKLVSDNGGMFALGFFNLTTVNSTRSLYLGIWYNNIPERTYVWVANRNSPITTPSAKLVLTNTSRLVLSDSEGRVVWATDNSVVAGGSGTGTGGSGVLRSTGSFELELQLPNGTAGVVWKSLDHPTDTILPTFRLWTNYRAHTAVRVVAWKGPRDPSAGEFSLSGDPGSRGLQIVIWRGTGTGTAGGRSWRSGVWNGAGAFSSINRFVYSQVVDDGGTIYAAYNAAGGPTTHWKLDYTGNVSLRVWNVESSSWSVLFEGPGTGCLGYGACGPFGYCDATGRDGGVQECKCLDGFEPEDGFFRDFSRGCRRKEALQACGGGGEGGGGRRHYFLALPGMKVPDKFLYVRNRSFEECAAECDRNCSCTAYAYANLSGIVTMSATSDVSRCLLWMGELVDTGKDSDLGENLYLRLAGSPGNNNKKKIGSMAMEIVLPVMACLLMLTSCVCLVTICKSRARTRRWNKEAHERSVHGFWDQNPELSCTSFAELKAATNSFHEANLLGQGGFGKVYKGTLEDGREVAVKRLSNGSEQGKEQLRNELVLIASLQHKNLVRLLGCCIHEDEKLLIYEYLPNKSLDKFLFDPALKSMLDWPKRFNIIKGVARGILYLHQDSRMVIIHRDLKASNILLDAEMDPKISDFGIARIFGCREQQASTRRVFGTYSLRFFLFVAG comes from the exons ATGTTATCCCAACATGTATTGACCTTGACCATCTTCCTCTTCTTCCTGGTCTGTTTCTGCCACTCCCTCCATGATCGCCTAACCTCAGTAACACCACTCTACCCCGGTGACAAGCTCGTCTCCGACAATGGTGGCATGTTTGCTCTCGGCTTCTTCAACCTCACCACCGTCAACTCAACGCGAAGCCTGTACCTCGGCATATGGTACAACAACATCCCCGAGCGCACCTACGTCTGGGTAGCCAACCGCAACAGCCCAATCACCACGCCTTCAGCAAAGCTAGTCCTCACCAACACTTCCCGCCTGGTGCTGTCCGACTCCGAGGGCCGCGTAGTCTGGGCGACAGACAACAGCGTCGTCGCCGGCGGCAGCGGCACCGGCACCGGAGGCTCCGGAGTGCTGCGGAGCACGGGGAGCTTCGAGCTGGAGCTGCAGCTGCCCAACGGCACAGCAGGCGTGGTGTGGAAGAGCCTCGACCACCCCACCGACACCATCCTCCCGACCTTCAGGCTGTGGACCAACTACAGGGCCCACACGGCGGTGCGCGTCGTCGCCTGGAAGGGCCCTCGGGACCCTTCCGCCGGCGAGTTCTCCCTCAGCGGCGACCCCGGCAGCCGGGGCCTCCAGATCGTCATCTGGCGGGGCACAGGCACAGGCACAGCGGGCGGCCGCTCGTGGCGCAGCGGCGTGTGGAACGGCGCGGGCGCCTTCTCCTCCATCAACAGGTTCGTGTACTCCCAGGTCGTCGACGACGGGGGCACGATCTACGCGGCGTACAACGCCGCCGGCGGCCCCACGACGCACTGGAAGCTGGACTACACGGGGAACGTGAGCCTCCGCGTCTGGAACGTCGAGTCGTCGTCGTGGAGCGTCCTCTTCGAGGGCCCCGGCACCGGCTGCCTGGGCTACGGCGCGTGCGGGCCGTTCGGCTACTGCGACGCCACGGGGCGCGACGGCGGCGTCCAGGAGTGCAAGTGCCTCGACGGGTTCGAGCCGGAAGACGGCTTCTTCCGCGACTTCTCCAGAGGGTGCCGGAGGAAGGAAGCGCTGCAGgcgtgcggcggcggcggcgaaggTGGCGGCGGGAGGAGGCATTATTTCCTGGCCTTGCCGGGGATGAAGGTGCCCGACAAGTTCCTGTACGTCAGGAACAGAAGCTTTGAGGAGTGCGCTGCCGAGTGCGACCGCAACTGCTCCTGCACCGCGTACGCTTATGCCAACTTGAGCGGCATCGTCACCATGAGTGCCACCAGTGACGTGTCAAGGTGCTTGCTTTGGATGGGGGAGCTTGTCGACACCGGCAAGGACAGTGATTTAGGTGAAAACTTGTACCTTCGGCTGGCCGGCTCTCCCG GAaacaacaacaagaagaagatCGGCAGCATGGCTATGGAGATTGTGCTCCCGGTGATGGCATGTCTGTTGATGCTCACATCATGTGTATGTCTTGTCACTATATGCAAGTCAAGAG CTCGCACGCGACGATGGAACAAGGAAGCACACGAGAGGAGCGTTCACGGTTTCTGGGATCAAAATCCAGAACTATCGTGTACAAGCTTTGCGGAGCTCAAAGCAGCAACAAATAGTTTTCACGAAGCCAACTTGCTTGGACAAGGCGGCTTTGGAAAAGTATACAAG GGGACACTGGAAGATGGCAGGGAAGTTGCTGTCAAGAGGCTGAGCAACGGCTCTGAGCAAGGTAAAGAACAGCTCAGAAACGAACTAGTCCTCATTGCGAGTCTGCAGCACAAGAACCTGGTCAGGCTTCTGGGCTGTTGCATCCACGAAGACGAGAAGCTGCTCATATACGAATACCTGCCCAACAAGAGCTTAGACAAATTCCTCTTCG ATCCTGCGCTCAAGTCCATGCTCGACTGGCCAAAACGGTTCAACATAATCAAAGGGGTAGCTCGTGGAATCCTTTACCTCCACCAGGACTCAAGGATGGTGATCATCCACAGAGATCTCAAGGCGAGCAACATCCTGCTGGACGCAGAGATGGACCCCAAGATCTCCGACTTCGGCATCGCCAGGATCTTCGGGTGTAGGGAGCAGCAAGCAAGTACTCGACGAGTTTTTGGgacatactccctccgtttctttttatttgtcgctggatag
- the LOC103638819 gene encoding protein POLAR-like 1, which yields MDLFCFYFWANHAPSKRQDQLGSQSRGARGPIDAPTTISLDRRLHPLQFEKPLSSSPSSPRTQPLWSLSSLTLLCSGVSRSRLLGRRASPVAMASSSSELRPASRRIVDYLNDGEELGALGAVVTPPCSPAAVAVGKQAKSALPRFRWPRLVRLRREGGGDEGKPGVVVVEKGDDLPVAAASTSGCESSAASDKRHPDLGVGLSLLFLLAKTSDEFNKMAKVRAEMEALLRELKDGVRTKSGGTEGHGAPKDRNRESTTSSCVTDGNDQTASARLEYQLASSCVEPAGYERSSEDDGGCCARMELDVLEEEFHAELELLQGNYESGTPSFLPEEEEEEHYSEPYDEMADYRDGVDEDSRGGVEDEDDDDDHDAEYNGVSAVQLERRLHELLHERNRDRIEELEAALRRAEKKLVEKEMEVSLWKDTAKFALRQDKELQ from the exons ATGGATTTGTTTTGTTTTTATTTTTGGGCGAATCATGCCCCGTCGAAGAGGCAGGATCAGCTCGGGTCGCAGTCGCGCGGGGCCCGCGGCCCGATCGACGCCCCCACGACCATTTCCCTCGATCGCCGCCTCCACCCGCTCCAGTTTGAAAAACCGCTGTCCTCATCGCCTTCCTCACCGAGAACCCAGCCACTCTGGTCTCTCTCTAGTCTGACTCTGCTCTGCTCTGGGGTCTCGCGCTCGCGACTCCTCGGGCGGCGCGCCTCGCCGGTCGCCATGGCCTCCTCCTCTTCTGAGTTGAGGCCCGCGAGCAGGAGGATCGTCGATTACCTCAACGACGGCGAGGAGCTCGGGGCCCTGGGGGCGGTGGTGACGCCGCCGTGTTCCCCTGCTGCGGTTGCGGTGGGGAAACAGGCCAAGTCCGCGCTGCCCAGGTTCAGGTGGCCGCGGCTCGTCAGGTTGCGGAGAGAGGGAGGCGGCGACGAGGGGAAGCCGGGGGTCGTGGTGGTGGAGAAGGGCGACGACCTCCCCGTGGCGGCCGCGTCTACCTCAG GATGCGAATCATCAGCGGCGAGCGACAAGAGGCATCCCGACCTCGGCGTCGGGCTAAGCCTGCTGTTCCTGCTGGCCAAGACGTCCGACGAGTTCAACAAGATGGCCAAGGTGCGCGCGGAGATGGAGGCGCTCCTGAGAGAGTTAAAAGACGGGGTTAGGACCAAGAGCGGCGGCACCGAGGGCCACGGCGCGCCGAAAGACCGCAACCGCGAGTCCACCACGTCGAGCTGCGTCACCGACGGCAACGACCAGACCGCAAGCGCTCGCCTGGAGTACCAGCTCGCCTCGTCTTGCGTGGAGCCGGCGGGCTACGAGAGGTCGTCCGAGGATGACGGAGGCTGCTGTGCGAGGATGGAGTTGGACGTGCTTGAGGAGGAGTTCCACgccgagctggagctgcttcaggGTAACTATGAGTCAGGGACACCATCGTTTCTgcctgaagaagaagaagaggaacaCTATTCCGAG CCCTACGACGAGATGGCCGACTACCGGGATGGAGTTGATGAAGATTCAAGGGGAGGTGTTGaggatgaagacgacgacgacgaccatgACGCTGAGTACAACGGAGTTTCTGCCGTACAGTTGGAGAGAAGGCTCCACGAGCTTCTCCACGAAAGAAACCGGGACCGGATTGAGGAGCTGGAAGCCGCGTTGAGGCGTGCGGAGAAGAAGCTTGTTGAGAAAGAAATGGAGGTGTCCCTGTGGAAGGACACGGCTAAGTTTGCGTTGAGACAGGACAAGGAGTTGCAATGA